A single region of the Vicia villosa cultivar HV-30 ecotype Madison, WI linkage group LG4, Vvil1.0, whole genome shotgun sequence genome encodes:
- the LOC131598848 gene encoding aquaporin SIP1-1-like produces MVNAIKLAIGDAVLTFIWIFISSTLGLITSEILKAFDLEFVNYNGVNYPFIIITTLLIFVIIFTFTAIGNAMGGASFNPTGNASFYAAGLGSDTLFSMALRFPAQALGAVGGAMAIMEVMPPKYRHMIGGPALKVDLHTGAIAEGVLTFLITFVVLFIIIKGPRSEFLKTLVMSISTVAVIVAGSAYTGPSMNPILAYGWAYLDNWHHTWDQFYVYWICPFIGAILAAWLFRAVFPPPQKVVKHKKA; encoded by the exons atggtgaatgcaatAAAATTAGCCATTGGTGATGCAGTATTAACCTTCATATGGATTTTCATTTCTTCAACCCTAGGGTTAATCACCTCAGAAATTCTGAAAGCTTTTGATCTTGAATTTGTGAATTATAATGGTGTCAATTACCCTTTTATTATAATCACtactttgttgatttttgttattatattcACTTTCACTGCTATTGGTAATGCTATGGGTGGTGCCAGTTTCAATCCTACAGGGAATGCTTCTTTCTATGCTGCTGGCCTTGGTTCTGATACCCTTTTCTCTATGGCTCTTCGTTTCCCTGCTCAG GCATTAGGTGCAGTGGGTGGTGCTATGGCAATTATGGAAGTAATGCCGCCAAAATACAGACACATGATTGGAGGACCTGCTTTGAAGGTTGATTTGCATACAGGAGCTATTGCAGAAGGAGTGTTGACATTTCTAATCACTTTTGTCGTTCTCTTCATCATAATCAAAGGTCCTCGTAGTGAGTTCCTCAAGACTTTGGTGATGTCCATTTCAACCGTGGCTGTGATCGTCGCCGGTTCTGCTTACACCGGACCCTCCATGAATCCTATCCTC GCATATGGTTGGGCATATTTAGACAACTGGCACCACACATGGGATCAATTCTATGTATATTGGATTTGTCCATTCATTGGAGCAATACTTGCTGCTTGGTTGTTTCGTGCTGTCTTCCCTCCACCACAAAAAGTGGTAAAACACAAGAAAGCTTGA